Within the Rosa rugosa chromosome 2, drRosRugo1.1, whole genome shotgun sequence genome, the region GACGCGTGGTGCCGCAATTGTTGAAATCCTCAAACCACCAAACTACACAACTCGATCAAACTATGCATAACACCATGATTCAACCAAATCTCCAGGACAGAAATAATTCAAGAGCTCTTCAGTCCACAATTTTCGAATTCATCACAAGAGCAACCTTTGAATTCAAGATTTGGAATTATACCTTCGGAAATCGACTGCAACCAAGCTCAACACACTGCCGAGACTGGGAAAGGGATGAACTGATGATTCCTCGTGCCACAACCCAGAAAGCTCCTTCATTCCTCGTCTACAGTTGCAGTCGAGGCCGAGATCAAGCCAAGGAAAGCGGGAAAGGTCGCCGGCGTTGAAGAACACGGCAGCCGAGACCAAACCCAGAAACGAAATCAGCAAAACTCCATCAATTTCAAAGACTAATTGATCTAACGTGTAGAGAAGGCGAGAGGATGAATTTCTGTACCGAATGCGGCCCAGACGGTGGCCGAAAATCGCTGGAATTTGCCGGAACAGTCAGACCTTCTCTCTGCCGTGTCTCCCTCCTCGTCCGGTGCATGAGCGATCGAAGACTGCAGTCGTGACGGCGACGACGAGAGGAAGAGATCGGTGGTCGTGCGTcgtcgatcggtggccggacggcgtcgCTCAGGTCGGTTTCTCACTCGGGTCGCGGTTGTGTCCGGGTCAGGGAGCTCTGATGCTCTCTCGAGCTTTCTAGGAGCAATTGATCACGATCCTTGATCTGATCAAATGGTATTTATAACCCCAAGCTCAAACTATTTTAATGGCTAGGATGAAGCGGTGGATTTATGGACGGTTAGGATTGCACCGcagaaatttctttttatttaaatgaatttccataatttccaaacttcggaaattcattaTAAACACTTCGAGTGTCcgaaaaattctccgaaaattcccACAAACTCGTCGtgtcgcgtactttattatccaacacTTAAATTGaagatttcactttatgaaaatttctgaaaatatcgTAGCGACAACGGTGGATACTTAATGAACAGTGGATTTAAACAGTAAAATCCACTGGTGAACAGTTAAAGTGTGAACAGTAGATTTAAACAGTAAAAGTGAatagtgttgaccgggcaagaaaaaaaacgggtgCAAACCTATGTCCAATGGGAGtaaatagtaacttgactggtcgaattcttgacttctcgactttgtattttcttgactacgggtgcacttgctctaataaGTAATAACTACCACCTCTTAAACTATGACTCCCAAGCTACCAAGCGcgatttcatatttttctgttATTAGAATCTAGTACTATTTGGCTAGGACTCCCTAGGAGGAGAGTTATATTTCGAGTCAATATATGACGTGGTCgagaatccctaaattttaCACTGCAAAACTGTACTTTCCAATGGAATCTCTCACTGTTCCAGATTCCAGTGAGCGCCGACTTTACCTGGCAGAAAATAAATTACCCTGATTAGAATTCAATTCCATCGTCTCTGCTACGATTCTAAACCCGAATAAGAATTTCACAGATATAGTAAAACACAACTAACCTGTAAAACCAACTCACCtaactctctcattctctcaaaCTCTCAAACACTGTACCACCGGCCATGGATTCCCAACCGCAACCGGGGCAGCAAGACCCAGAACCCAGAAGCTACTGGAAAAGATGGACCAAGCAGGACTTCTTCCCGGAACCCACTTTCCGCAACTTGAGTTCCTACAAAGACGCCCTCTCCCACACCCCCTCCCGCCTCAAAGACCGCCTCCTCAACCGCTCCTCCGACTCCTTCGAGCTCCTCCACCTGCCCAAGCAAAGCGAGCACCACATGCACCGCTGCCTCACCTGGTGGGACCTCATCTGGCTCGGTTTCGGCTCAGTCGTCGGCTCCGGCATTTTCGTCATCACCGGCGAGGCCACTCTCCTAGCCGGACCAGCCATTGTCTTGTCCTACGCCATCTCCGGCCTGTCGGCTCTGCTCTCTGTCCTCTGCTACACAGAATTCGCCGTCGAAGTTCCTGTTGCCGGAGGATCTTTCTCGTATCTTCGGATAGAATTGGGAGACTTCGTTGCATTCATTGCAGCCGGGAACATTCTCCTCGAGGCCATGGTGGGGGCGGCTGGGTTGGGCCGGTCGTGGACTTCTTACTTGGCCAGCATGATCAACACCGACAACACCGACTTTCTGAGGTTTCGGGTAAGCTCTCTGCCTGATGGGTTCAATCTGTTGGACCCAATTGCTGTTGTGGTGCTTCTGGTTGCTAATGGTATAGCAATGAGCGGGACGGCTCGGACTTCGATGCTGAATTGGATTGCTTCTATTGCTAGTGCATTGGTTATTCTGTTTATTATAGTTGTGGGTTTTATTTACGGCAAGACTGAGAATCTGCGCCCTTTTTTCCCGTATGGGGCAGAGGGTGTTTTCAAGGCTGCGGCTGTAGTTTATTGGTCTTATACTGGTTTTGACATGGTTGCGAACCTTGCGGAGGAAGTTAAGCAGCCCTCCAAGGATATACCAGTGGGTTTGATTGGTTCTATGAGTCTGATCACTGTGATTTATTGCTTGATGGCTTTGGCTTTGGTTATGATGCAGAAGTACACTGAGGTTAGTGCAGATGCTGCCTATTCGGTTGCTTTTACGGCTATTGGGATGAATTGGGCTAAGTATTTAGTGAGTATATGTGCCCTTAAGGGAATGACTACAAGCTTGCTGGTTGGATCTCTTGGGCAAGCTAGGTATACCACACAGATTGCAAGATCTCATATGATTTCACCCTGGTTCGCTCTGGTTCACCCGAGAACTGGAACCCCCATTTATGCTACTATGTTGGTGACCATAGCAAGTGCAATTGTGGCCTTCTTTACTAGTCTGGATGTGCTGTCGAGTGTGTTTTCTTTCAGTACACTCTCTATTTTCATGTGTGTCGCTATTGCATTGCTTGTGAGGCGGTATTATGTTAAGGATCTGACAGCTAAAAACGACCTGGTCAAGTTTCTTGCAAGTTTATTTGTTATAATTGGTTCTTCAATCGCAATTGCTGCACTTTGGAACACGGATGTGCGAGGTTGGGTTTGGTATGTTGTGGTTGGTGTGATTTGGTTTTCTGGGACTTTGTGGATGGCATTGCTTCCCAAGCAAAGAGTTGCCAAGGTTTGGAGTGTTCCACTAGTTCCGTGGGTGCCGGCATTGTCCATTGGAATTAATCTCTTCCTCATTGGGTCTCTGGGTTATGTTGcattcttgaggtttgccatTTGCACTGCAGTAATGATTGTCTACTATTTGTTTGTTGGTGTGCATGCGACATATGATGTTGCTCACCAGATTGACCGACAAGAATCAAGAACTGAGGAGGGAAGTGCCAGTCAACGGGTACTGCTGTAGCAGATTGAACAAGAATGGATGCAACATATGAACATAAGTTAAACACTTTGGTATATGTCATTAGGTAATGTTAAAATTTCAGCTTCCTTGAATATCATTTTCCATTTTGCTGTAGTTTCAACTCAAATTTAATTGGTACAGAAAGTAATCGTTGAattcatgttgcaaaaggatcTTCTTTGGTCATTGCATCAATCCTCTCTGCTCTACACAACATTTGAATAGATAGATTGTTTTCTGTAAAATTGTTTGGAATGAGTAAACTTCAGTGTATAGCATATGCACACTATATTTAAATGTCCATTGATTGTAGTGTTAGCTGTGTTATTCATGTTTTTTTATAGCTCCATTACTCCAAACTCTGAACCAGAAGAGGACCTATACTCCCTGGGTGTTCTGATGAATTTTCTAATAGCAATAAGATGAAGGAAGGGAAATCTTGAGTCTCTGGAGTACATCAAATCTGTTtgcttgttttgttttctttttatgtgtgtcagttgtgtgtgtgtgtgtgtgtaataatgatttaaatttttttatttttctacttGTTATCAGTTTTCATGTGTAGTCTGTACATAAATATTTTTGCTCATTGTTAGTAGTAATTGCAAGTTCAACTTTGAAATTTTTAAATCAGTATAACAGATTAGAGCCAATTGCACGACAAACAACATTGTTATCCCAATCAGATTCATAACTTATTTGATAGTTGCAGCGATATCATTTTTTGCAGTTTGTAGATCGTTTTGATTGATAACTGCACTGATGAGGATTTGTTTCAGTAGTAATTCCCTTTGATTCTTCTTAGAAGTGAGTATCTATCGAGGTATTATACATCTTTGAAAAGTTCTTTTATGTATTCAGAGTAGATAGAAGCACACAGTCACTAGTAACCTTATTATGGACACTGGTGCAGATAGATAATGAAACAATGGTTTTTAGTAATCCCCTTTGATTCTTGTTCTATCGAGGTTTTATACAtctatgaaattttttttcatgTATTCAGAGTAGATAGAAGCACACACTCACTAGTGACCTTATAGACACTGGTGCAGACAGATAATGAAACAATGGTTTTTAGTTTCTCAGAAGAAGGTACAATGCATAAACAGTGGTTTCACAGACAGACAGATCTGCGAAGAATATCACCTGGTGATGGAGTATTGCTCATTGCTTTAGTTGGTTTAGTCATTCGAAACAAAGACACTAGTTAAAGAGATGGATTTGATTGCAAAACTAAGCTAGAAGGAGGTTGAAAAATTTAATGTGCAACTGCAGAGAAGAATCTGACACGGTAAAACAATATTGGATTGTCTAGTGATAGGCCGTTATATTGGTTATCTGGGCAGAAAGGAATAGGCGAATGTTGAACATGCTCGGAGGCTACAGAGACTGATAAGTTTTGCACAGTGCAAGGCATGTGTCTCTCCACTCCAGATTTTCAGGGTATATCTGGAAAGGTGCAGTATCTTGGCTTCTCGTATATCTCTTATTTCTCTATTCAAGTTTGTGATGCTATGGAGCTGAATAGCAACACAAAGACACTACTGGTTTAGTCTTCTCTTAGCCGCAGTGTTATGGTGTTCGATGAGGGCACCCTTTTGACTGATCCTCCGACAACCAGTATAAAGCAGCATTATGTACATGTTCTGCCTTTCCCTTCCATTTCTCATGTGTTTCTAAATTTGAGAAAATGGTTAGGCGCAGAGACTCGAAGCTTTTCAACAAGAAGTCTCGCTGCAGCCAATCTCTAGGGACTCAACTCCATAGAACGCTAATTGGTGCAAATTTTATGGAGTTTTTCCCAACATAGCCTGAtgcaatttcaaattttaaaattataaaCAGAATCTGGAATTCCGAAATAAGAGTACCTATAAATAGAATTTCCATCATACCCCCAGTTGTGAGATATTCTTTGTTACTTCATTGTGGCATTTGCTCTTTTCAACTGATCCAAAGGTTATGAGTGTATAATGTTGATATTTTTTAACTGATCCAACGATTTAGAACAATTAGATGATAGCACTTTTCACCTTGCCAGAAAAAGAAAGACACCGATCTAACAAATGTAAAGTATGGAGTTGTCCGACCAGGAAATATCtaattgtgatttttttttttattacacgAATATAAGAAATATATTAGTTCTTTGTacaggccttttttttttttttttgtagaagaGGAGATCAATTAAGCTACCCCAAGCTAGCCCAATGGgcattaaaaaaagaaaacaccTAACCAGTCTGATGGACAGGCCCATACAgacaaaaactaaaaaggaaAATTAATTTTCTCCAGGGCTCCAATAGAGCCAGTATCAGAAAATTAATCCTTAAAACAATAAAAGCTAAAACATAGGCCCGATGAGAAGCCTAGCCCACTACCGAAACCCTAGTTGCTGCCGCCCAGTTTGCGCCATGAGCCACACACAGTAGCCGAGGTGCCGACACAGAACACCCAGAAATTTTGTCGTGATAAACCGATGccaaaccaattccaaaatacAGATCAAAGGAGAACCAACAACCAAAGGAATGAGATCCCTCACAAAAGCATCCTTTTCTCCACCAACGAGACCAAGTAGTAACCATGGCTGCCGACAAGGATCAGAGATCCAGGACATAGAACCAGAACAAGAACAGTAACAGTAACAATGGAGAATGGGGGGTGAAAAacccatgcgtgagcacccatactcGCCTAGGTAAGTGACATGCACTTTGTGGTCGCAGCCATAAGGACCTTCTTGGTGGTTATGGGTAGAGATAGGAGCTGTGTTGTGGGATTGATTAAATTTTGACCTGGAAACGTGTGGAATTGCTTGACAGTGagaggaaaagaagagaaaaaacgAGGAACAGAGTCCTCCCATGCTGGACATAGCCAGAACTACACCACAGAGGGTAACAAAATCACCACAAGGGTGAGAAAGGAGCTGGAACAGCTTGATGAAAGAGAAGATCAGTAGGGATGGAGAGAAATTGGATACAAGTCAAAGTTGGTATGGCCTCCCCCAACTCTTCCACCATCAATCTAGATCCGGAAGGATCAAGATTTAGGTGAGAGAGTAGGGGAGGAGGCGGGTTTGAATTTGAGATctggtttctctctctagtttttAGAGAGAGAGTCTCTCGATGGTGATAAGCTTTTTTCTACCGTCAAGCTCAAAATAATGGGTTCTGCTACTGTCTGTGTTATTAATCAAAGAATACAAATGAAGATGGAGACATAAAATATTACCTCTTAAATACAACAAAATacaagaagagaaaaacaaatccAAGAGTAAACGATAAAGAGATGCTATTGTGGGAGAGAGGACCACCAGAAATAACTTTGATGATCTAGTAAGAGAATCCGcaatttgatttttctctttgtGAATTTCTAATCTTAATAACTAAGCAATATCACTTTAACACAGAAAAAGTACTGGATAGAACGAAAATACACGTAACACGTTTGAGTTATCAATTACAACTAGTGCAAAGGGCCGCGCGATGCTGCAGTTTCTTAAATAATGGTTATGCTAAATGCTTTTCCAGTTTGTCAACATAGTGTACAATTGAACTTCTGGCTAAAGAAATGGGATAATTTGAAGAGCATCCTGATTGCTGAACATACTTCTGGAACTTTGTTTGCTCTTTATAAgccaaagaagagaaaagtgaGCAAAATGGCATGTTTGCCTAGTTTATTTATTgaatcaaagaaacaaaaacagaacaCCAACATGTCCTTGCTCAGGTTTAAGGAAAATGagctagaatttttttttattgaattaTAGCCATAAGAGAAAGCAAAACCAAACTCAACCAAGACTACAAATCAAATTAATCATAGGGAAGAACAATATGCCTAACATTGATGCTGGCCTTCATCTTTTCATTACCAACCAAATCTGTAGTTTTTCTTATCTGATTTAAGGAACCTTTTGGAAATCTGAAAAAGCAAAATGAAATTTCATCAATATGTGTATAACGGTGGTAAGAAAAAGGTATATCATGACGTAGGCAAGTTATTTGTACAACTTAATTAGTTAAGAAATAAAAGCTGAATCTAATTAAATATACATCAAAATTCAACCTTCCAGAACTTGGTTAATATACTTACATTTTTCCCCTGAGAGGGTAAAGGTTGCATTGAAGATAAGTGTTTGAACTTTAGTTACATCTTTGACCTTGCCtgcaaacccaaaaaaaaaaagaagaagttaatATCAGATATAATTCTTACAAAACTAACAACAGAGAAATTATCTGAAACAAATATTGTAATACTTGGAAAGTATTTAGCTACAATCATATC harbors:
- the LOC133728459 gene encoding cationic amino acid transporter 8, vacuolar-like yields the protein MDSQPQPGQQDPEPRSYWKRWTKQDFFPEPTFRNLSSYKDALSHTPSRLKDRLLNRSSDSFELLHLPKQSEHHMHRCLTWWDLIWLGFGSVVGSGIFVITGEATLLAGPAIVLSYAISGLSALLSVLCYTEFAVEVPVAGGSFSYLRIELGDFVAFIAAGNILLEAMVGAAGLGRSWTSYLASMINTDNTDFLRFRVSSLPDGFNLLDPIAVVVLLVANGIAMSGTARTSMLNWIASIASALVILFIIVVGFIYGKTENLRPFFPYGAEGVFKAAAVVYWSYTGFDMVANLAEEVKQPSKDIPVGLIGSMSLITVIYCLMALALVMMQKYTEVSADAAYSVAFTAIGMNWAKYLVSICALKGMTTSLLVGSLGQARYTTQIARSHMISPWFALVHPRTGTPIYATMLVTIASAIVAFFTSLDVLSSVFSFSTLSIFMCVAIALLVRRYYVKDLTAKNDLVKFLASLFVIIGSSIAIAALWNTDVRGWVWYVVVGVIWFSGTLWMALLPKQRVAKVWSVPLVPWVPALSIGINLFLIGSLGYVAFLRFAICTAVMIVYYLFVGVHATYDVAHQIDRQESRTEEGSASQRVLL